The window TCTCATCAGAGAAAAAGGCACCAGATTCAGAGAGGGAGCCCTTCTCCTTGCGATCAGCAgaatcatcatcaccatcggGATCCCGAGCAGGATCAGACTTGTCCATGGCGGAACGAGCCTTGTCGAGGAAGGGTTTGAAAGCCATCTCAATAGCTAGCCACCCAAATGCAAGAGCCCCAAATACAACCGCCGCCTGTTTCGCTGGCTTCAtccccatcttcttcttcttcttcctttctttccaCAGCCGCTGATCTCTGTGTTGATTAGGTACTGTTTTAAGCTTTCTATGCAAGCTAAGCTTGATTCCCTTAGATGGATGTATTTATATGTGATGGGAGAGGGGAAGTAAGAAAcggttctttttgtttttgatatcgATTGACGGTCAGGATTGGGTTTGAGCTAGGGCTATCTGGGGAAGGAAATTTGTCTGACTGTTATTAGTtaccaaaattcaaattttgaaacaaatacCCTCCTtagtaaacaaaattaatttcataaattattttaaataaaataaataataataataataaactaataaaaacatacaaataacaaaaaaaaaaccacatttaatataaaaatcaaatttaaaaaaaattcaaaaaattcaaaaaaatatataacaattaaaagattaataacaaaattttatataatcaataaaaaataagatgtttttaatttttttaaaacttgaaagtATTTTCttgcaataataaaaaagaaattttctaaaaattaaaaaaacaatttaattacaaaattgCTTTTACCaacttttataataataaattaattaaaaaatcatttttttttatggaacaaATACACTTTAGAAAAttgtccttttcctttttgttgtcttgactatatttttttattgaggctATCGGTATAAACAAGGGGTATACCCGTCGTTTCAAAATCGATATACGGTTACTGATAAATgggaagaaaaaacaacatgCTAGGATTTAATACGAAAGAACTAGCAGTTGCAATAATAATCGGAAACAATTCTCGGGATAAACCTTGCCAGCAGTTGGAAAGAATGCGCAGATGGGTTTTAGGCGATCATCTGATCAGCCAGCCATCTTTGCTATGTATCAGCAGCACAACTAAGCATTTAAAAGAGACATTCAAACGGTTCGAGCCATCAATCAGGCCAACGGAAGTGGATTTTTTAACCACTTGCTCCAGTTGCGCAGTACTAGTATCCGCTACATGCAGGTAATTCAAATCAGAATGTTCCATGAATGATAGCATTCCAGCATGATTAATGAAAGAGGATACAGAAGAGTAACATGACATAAGCTCATCACTTTTGATCTTCTGGTTGAATTTGAAAAGGATTAACCCACAGACAAACTCGTGTCCTGCAATTTGCCTTCACAAGGCAAACAGCAAAATAATGCAGTAACATTCTCTTACTGTTCCTAACTTTACCAGCAGATTCGTGTTTACATAACCAGACGCTGCAAAAATTTAAGCAAGCAAGATATGATTAGCGGCCACGGCCACGGCCACGTCCACGGCCTCGGCCTCTACCACGACCCAGAGGCCTCCCTGAAATTTTTAGAAGAACTAAAATTATTAGCAATCTGTTATAAGtaggaaaagaaatattatgtAACATTTAAATGTTGAAGCCAAAAAGAAGTTGGCAATACCAGCTGTTGGCTTCTTAGGTTTGACCTTAGGTGTCTCCTCGATCAACAAAGTCTCAAGATTCAAGCTGTCAGGAAGGATGTAATAACGAATGTTGTTGCCCCTCACACTGAGATGATCCAAAGTTACTGGATTTTTCCCTTTCACTGTTAATTTCACTGTTTTCAGATGAGTGTTCATACTGATATCAACACCTACAATTGGCAAATCAACCAGTTAGAATTGTCATTGCTTCACCTGTTCCACCATGTGCACAGGAATGGAAAATTGGAATATCACCTAATAACACTCCTCTAAAACCCCTAAAGTTGAAATTCATAAAGGATCAGAAAGAAATTCAATCCCAGAACAAATTTACCTTGTAAGAGAAACTcgtaaaatatttcaaattccCCTCCATCATCAAATAACTACAAAGACAACAGGGCTCCGGAAAGTCTCACAATCTGTCCTCTCCTTCTGGCCTCTAGGATACATCATTATTGCGTCCGCATGTCTCATGGCCATCCAAGTGGTAGATAAATTTTGCATAGTTGAACTCACAATTAATAGACAATGTCACCACACTTTAGTAAGTACTATACACGAACAAGTGTTGTTCCTATCGCATATTTGGATGACTCATCAATTCATGGGGCCAGCCTAGGTCAGGGGCATTATAGTTAGCATTTAGCATACTCAATCTCTAGGGGTAAAAAGCTTATCACGAGTATCGTAAAGAAGACAAGATTCGTGGAAAAGGATGTTGCTCCAAGAAATATAGCAGCTAGCACTTATTCTCCATCACCTTAGCTCCAAACTCTGCCTTAGGTAAGAGATTAACCTCTGGATTTGAAAATTCAACAGTTAGTTCAAGCTATTAAATTCCACGAAAGAAAATTCCATTACCATAGATGGAATTGCCCATCAGTCCAAATGAGAAGCAAACTATCTTCTTTTCCTCAatcaatattcatataaattgaattaatttactGTATACTCTAACCACAAGACAATAATCTCCATTATGAAAATTACAATCTACCCAGTAGTTCATATGCAATTTATCAGAACATGATTCATTCTACTTTATGGTCTATTTAGTCCAGAATTCCCCAGCCCGTCAAACACAACTTCATTCGTTTACTTTTTGTCAACTGACTCCACCCCGGATATTTTTCATTCAACGAATCTACCAAAATCTTTTtgcaagaagaaaaggaagaaaccaATGCGGAAGAACAATCTGCAGCAGAATAGACATAGCAACCCTCACTTTGGAGTTGTCAATGATCCCTTATCACAAATCTATCTATTGCACGACACAGCAAAAACTCCCTAAATATACCATAACAAAGTGAGTAAATTGTCCATAACATTGCGCATCTTCATCCATAGATCAGCTCCCCTAAGAATCTACGGGGATAAAATAGCTGACGAACTTCTTAAATCTGGAGGTGGACAATAGCCCAGATATATACAAGGGTTTAACAAAACCCCAGGtagataaaactaaaagaatgaagGTAATGGAGAGAGAAATAGAAACC is drawn from Populus nigra chromosome 5, ddPopNigr1.1, whole genome shotgun sequence and contains these coding sequences:
- the LOC133693371 gene encoding outer envelope membrane protein 7-like, which translates into the protein MGMKPAKQAAVVFGALAFGWLAIEMAFKPFLDKARSAMDKSDPARDPDGDDDSADRKEKGSLSESGAFFSDEKPAVA
- the LOC133693370 gene encoding small nuclear ribonucleoprotein SmD1a; this encodes MKLVRFLMKLNNETVSIELKNGTVVHGTITGVDISMNTHLKTVKLTVKGKNPVTLDHLSVRGNNIRYYILPDSLNLETLLIEETPKVKPKKPTAGRPLGRGRGRGRGRGRGRGR